GGGCGTATGGGTAACCCCGTGCGAGTTCAAATCTCGCCCCGGGCACCACTCTTGACCCGCGTTGGCAAGCACTTGCTAGCGCGGGTCTCGCATTTGTCCGACGATTTGTCCGAGTCAGGCCCTCGGATGGCATCGCGGGAGGACCTGTTCGATCGCAAGCGCGCAGAGCTCGGGTGGCACTATCGGAGCAGCGTGAGCTTCTGCCGGCCTGTATAGCCGTCCGCCTTTACGATCATGTAGTAGATACCACTGGCGACCGCTCGGCCCCGATCGTCTAGCCCATTCCATCTTCGCGCGTGCACGCCGGCCGCCATTGGGCCGTTCTCGAGGGTGCGCACGAGAGCTCCACGAACATCGTAGATCCGCCACGATACTCTGGACTCGTGGCCCACCTGGAGGCGTAAGAGCGTGTTTGGGTTGAAGGGGTTCGGAGCCGTGGGCAAGAGTCGCCATGCAAGAGCATCGATTTCTTCCTCGACGCCGGTAACAGGCGCGACCGTGAAGGTTCCTGCCGACCAGTCACCGGCGATCGTGCCGCCGTCGGTAATCCTTGTGTAGACGTAGTAGGTATTCAGCGGGAGCGTCCCAAGGTTGATATTGTAGAATCCCTGCGCTCCGGGCGTGTTTTGCGAGCTCAGGAAACGAATCTCGTTTCCATCCAACGCCGGCGAGGTGTTGACATACACGTCGACCCACGTCGGGTTGCCCTCCGGGTCACTCGCCTGCCATGTCGTGGTGTAGGAGCGGTCTTGAGCTACGAGGGTGTCGCCCGCGGGTGGATTCAACACCGTGATGGTTGGCGTGCCGTTCTGGGAGGGATTGATGGCGAGCGAGTAGTCTGGGTTCATCGCTCCAAGGTAACCGCGGACGCGGACGTTGTACCAGCCTGCCGCGCGGCCTTGCAGCGAGATTCTCTCGTAGTTGCGCGTGCTGTTCGATGTCGCGACAACGGTTCCCGTGGCATTCAGCAGGTCCATATCCAGATCGCCGGATGGATTGGCGAAATCGATGCGCACTTCATCGCCGGTTTGCCCGAGCGCCGGCATGTAGAAGCGGAAAAGGTCATCGTTTCCGCTGGCATGGATCGTCAGATTGAGGATCGTCTTGGACGGGCCGCAGGGGCCCAGGACCGGACTATTCGGTGCACCCACCACTCGCGAATTCAGATCGGACATCTGGTCGTTGGGTTCGTACGGATCTGGGTTGATCGGGCTTGGATTCCCGATTGTGATTCGGATCCGGGCGATGTTGTTCGTTTCGTCGGCTTCCAGAAAGTGATCGAGCGGATCGGCTTCGGACTCCAGCCAGTAGTTGCCGTCGGGAAGGCCCGTGATGTCGATTTGCTGACCCTCGAGATCCTTGGTGTAGACGTCGGCCCAGCCTATGGACTCGCCCTGAACGCTCGAACCACAGGATGAGAACTCGGGCGTCGACACAAACCCAGGAAGGCTGCTGTCGTGAACGATCTGATCGAGGATACAAAAGCTCGTCTTCGACCCTTCGGCCACGATCCCTCCAACGCCACCGTCGGCCGTAACAGCCCGCAGGCGGTAGACGGCCCAATCCTGGACGTGGACGTGGTTGTGTTCTGGGTGATAAATGAAGGTGCCTGCATCGCGATCGTAGTAGGCGCCCGAGTCCAGCCAGATTCGCTGGCGGACATTCTGCGTTCCGTCGGGGTTGGCGGGAAGCACGCCGTAGAGGTAGAGCTTGCCCGCGCCGATGTTTGCCGTCGCGTTCGAAAGGCGAAGGTGGGTCCTTCCGGGCACGATATTGGTCACGATGTCGTGATCGTACAGCTCATTCGTTCGCGTTATGATGTCCGGGCGCAGCTCCTGCGCGCCAGCAGATCCGCATGCGGCGAGAATTCCAACCAGGG
The sequence above is drawn from the Candidatus Eisenbacteria bacterium genome and encodes:
- a CDS encoding T9SS type A sorting domain-containing protein, which encodes MVLSFRTAGALVGILAACGSAGAQELRPDIITRTNELYDHDIVTNIVPGRTHLRLSNATANIGAGKLYLYGVLPANPDGTQNVRQRIWLDSGAYYDRDAGTFIYHPEHNHVHVQDWAVYRLRAVTADGGVGGIVAEGSKTSFCILDQIVHDSSLPGFVSTPEFSSCGSSVQGESIGWADVYTKDLEGQQIDITGLPDGNYWLESEADPLDHFLEADETNNIARIRITIGNPSPINPDPYEPNDQMSDLNSRVVGAPNSPVLGPCGPSKTILNLTIHASGNDDLFRFYMPALGQTGDEVRIDFANPSGDLDMDLLNATGTVVATSNSTRNYERISLQGRAAGWYNVRVRGYLGAMNPDYSLAINPSQNGTPTITVLNPPAGDTLVAQDRSYTTTWQASDPEGNPTWVDVYVNTSPALDGNEIRFLSSQNTPGAQGFYNINLGTLPLNTYYVYTRITDGGTIAGDWSAGTFTVAPVTGVEEEIDALAWRLLPTAPNPFNPNTLLRLQVGHESRVSWRIYDVRGALVRTLENGPMAAGVHARRWNGLDDRGRAVASGIYYMIVKADGYTGRQKLTLLR